A part of Aspergillus flavus chromosome 1, complete sequence genomic DNA contains:
- a CDS encoding pyruvate kinase gives MAASSSLDHLSNRMKLEWHSKLNTEMVPAKNFRRTSIIGTIGPKTNSVEKINALRRSGLNVVRMNFSHGSYEYHQSVIDNAREAARVQTGRPLAIALDTKGPEIRTGNTTDDKDIPIKEGHELNITTDEKYANASDDQNMYLDYKNITNVIAPGKLIYVDDGILSFQVLEVVDDKTLRVKCLNNGNISSRKGVNLPGTDVDLPALSEKDISDLKFGVKNGVDMIFASFIRRGSDIRHIRDVLGEEGKEIQIIAKIENQQGVNNFDEILEETDGVMVARGDLGIEIPAPKVFIAQKMMIAKCNIKGKPVICATQMLESMTYNPRPTRAEVSDVANAVLDGADCVMLSGETAKGSYPCEAVKMMSETCLLAEVAIPHFNVFDELRNLAPRPTDTVESIAMAAVSASLELNAGAIVVLTTSGNTARLLSKYRPVCPILMVTRNPRASRYSHLYRGVWPFLFPENKPDFNVKIWQEDVDRRLKWAISHGIKLGIINKGDNIVCVQGWRGGQGHTNTVRVVPAEENLGLIE, from the exons ATGGCCGCCAGCAGTTCTCTCGACCATTTGAGCAACCGTATGAAGCTGGAGTGGCACTCCAAGCTGAACACGGAGATGGTGCCCGCGAAGAACTTCCGCCGCACCTCCATCATTGGCACCATTG GCCCTAAGACCAACtcggtggagaagatcaacgcTCTCCGCAGAT CCGGTCTCAATGTTGTTCGTATGAACTTCTCCCACGGTTCGTATGAG TACCACCAGTCCGTTATCGACAACGCCCGTGAGGCCGCCAGAGTCCAGACCGGACGTCCCCTCGCCATTGCTCTTGATACC AAAGGACCTGAAATCCGTACTGGAAACACTACCGATGATAAGGATATCCCCATCAAGGAGGGTCACGAGCTCAACATCACCACTGATGAGAAGTACGCTAATGCTAGCGACGACCAGAACAT GTACCTGGACTATAAGAACATTACCAATGTGATCGCTCCCGGAAAGCTCATCTATGTCGACGATGGTATCCTCTCCTTCCAGGTTCTGGAGGTCGTTGACGACAAGACCCTGCGCGTCAAGTGTCTTAACAATGGCAACATCTCCTCTCGCAAGGGTGTTAACCTGCCCGGCACCGATGTTGACCTTCCCGCCCTTTCCGAGAAGGATATCAGTGATCTCAAGTTCGGTGTCAAGAACGGCGTCGACATGATCTTTGCCTCGTTCATTCGTCGGGGAAGTGACATCCGCCACATTCGTGACGTGTTGGGTGAAGAGGGTAAGGAGATTCAGATCATCGCCAAGATTGAGAACCAGCAGGGTGTCAACAACTTCGACGAGATTCTCGAGGAGACTGACGGTGTTATGGTCGCCCGTGGTGATCTTGGTATCGAAATCCCCGCCCCCAAGGTCTTCATCGctcagaagatgatgatcgcCAAGTGCAACATCAAGGGCAAGCCTGTCATCTGTGCCACTCAAATGCTCGAGTCCATGACATACAACCCTCGCCCCACTCGTGCCGAGGTGTCCGATGTCGCTAACGCTGTTCTTGACGGAGCCGACTGTGTCATGCTTTCTGGTGAGACCGCTAAGGGCTCATACCCTTGTGAGGCTGTTAAGATGATGAGCGAGACCTGTTTGCTCGCCGAGGTTGCCATTCCCCACTTCAATGTCTTTGACGAGTTGCGCAACCTCGCTCCCCGCCCCACTGATACTGTGGAGTCCATCGCCATGGCTGCCGTTAGCGCCAGTCTTGAGCTTAACGCCGGTGCCATTGTTGTCTTGACCACCAG TGGTAACACTGCTCGCCTTCTTTCCAAGTACCGCCCTGTGTGCCCCATCCTGATGGTCACCCGTAACCCTAGAGCTTCGAGG TATTCTCACCTCTACCGTGGTGTCTGgcccttcctcttccccgagAACAAGCCCGACTTCAACGTCAAGATCTGGCAGGAGGACGTTGACCGCCGTCTCAAGTGGGCTATCTCCCACGGTATCAAGCTCGGTATCATCAACAAGGGAGACAACATTGTCTGTGTCCAGGGTTGGCGCGGAGGCCAGGGCCACACCAACACCGTCCGTGTGGTCCCAGCTGAGGAGAACCTTGGTCTGATTGAGTAA